The nucleotide window GAAAGGGCGCAAGCGCAGGTGACGTTGGACATGGCGAGTCTCCTTCTGTCAGGCGTTCGATGCCGCTTTTGCTGCGCGGCACCGATGGCATCCGACGTAAGCCGGATCGGTAACCAAAGTATGGTGCGCGCTCTTTCGCGATCCAATCAGGCGCCTCTGAAGTCGGTGTCATCCGCGACTGGCGACCTGCCGCGTAGTCCTACAGACAGTCGGCCGCTGCACCGCCGAACACGTTTTCACTACTGCGCCATCCATTGACCTGCGATCTTCACGTAGGAGCGCTTGACCGCCGCCCATGCCACGCGGTGCGCGATTGCTTCGCGCCGCACAGAGGCTGCGTATTCATCATATGCGGCGTTGAATGCGGCGCGGTAAATGTCCTGCGCGTGCGGCGGAAGATGATTTCGCACCGACGCGGGCAAGTCTTCGTTACTGGCATAAGGCATATCGTTCTCCGCGGTAGAAGCGCCGTAGCTGCCGGGCGCGCCAGGCGCGGACGTGACGCAAGCGTGCGCCGTGTGAAGACGTCTTCGCTTGATGCCGGTCAAATCGGGCCCGCGCATGCGCACTACGCTAGTACACGAGAACCGGGCGGCAACGCGATCTTGCGGGCATCGCCCTTCCTTATTCCGGTAATGGCGAGGACGCGCGTATGAATCCCATCAAGCCCGACAGTCAGATCAGACAGGAAGTCGAAGACGAACTGGCCGCCAACGCGGCCGTCGATGCAAACCATATCGGCGTATCCGCCTCGAATGCCATCGTCACGCTATCGGGCGAGGTCGCGAGCTACGCCGAAAAACTGGCCGCGGAAAAATCGGCGATGAGCATCTCCGGTGTCGACGCGGTCGTCGTCAAGCTCGATGTGAAGGTGCCGCAAAGCAACCGGCGAACCGACGAGGACATCGCGGTCGGCGTACGCGGCGTACTCGACTGGATCGCGGGCCTCGACGAATACAGCGTCAAGGTCAAGGTCGAGAAAGGATGCGTGACGCTGGTCGG belongs to Paraburkholderia sp. SOS3 and includes:
- a CDS encoding BON domain-containing protein — protein: MKPDSQIRQEVEDELAANAAVDANHIGVSASNAIVTLSGEVASYAEKLAAEKSAMSISGVDAVVVKLDVKVPQSNRRTDEDIAVGVRGVLDWIAGLDEYSVKVKVEKGCVTLVGELQDAYRSRIAEQHISHMRGVVGVSNQIRIRGTASSVDIEQNIRKAIERHTERELKHIGIEIEDGKVAVSGRVSSPAERALVCGAARGTRGVTAVEDRLTLA
- a CDS encoding ChaB family protein produces the protein MRGPDLTGIKRRRLHTAHACVTSAPGAPGSYGASTAENDMPYASNEDLPASVRNHLPPHAQDIYRAAFNAAYDEYAASVRREAIAHRVAWAAVKRSYVKIAGQWMAQ